In Chryseobacterium lactis, a single genomic region encodes these proteins:
- a CDS encoding DNA polymerase III subunit alpha — MFLNCHSFHSLRYGTLSIDDLISQALALGIKELVLTDVNTVTGVYEFKKKCEENNIRPIVGIEVRNGSKLYYITIAKEFKGLAEVNRMLTSYNCDNIELPLQPELRDNFIIYPLSNIPKNLCDNEFVGIYEDELNLLVRPELKKIISKMVILCPITFSTKKEYNLHRILRSIDNNTLLSKLSEKEVCKKIEYFRSPESILKTYANYPEIITNTQMLLSQCSFDFAFGTPRNRKHYTGTKADDLKLLTRLAYAGLERRYGRNHEQAKQRIEKELKVINELNFSGYFLITWDIIRYSNSMGFMHVGRGSGANSIVAYCLGITDICPIELDLYFERFLNLNRKSPPDFDIDWSWQERDIILDYIFNRYGKEFVAFCGTNVEFKYRSIIREVGKAFGLPKEELDELSKNPERVFRDDVVKQVQKYGKLLEKFPNQRSMHSCGIIISEEPLTNFTSLEMPPKGFPIVQWDMHVAEEIGFEKFDILSQRGLGTINDTVRLLEEKRGIKVNIKDTTISKDEEKCNEFLSQGRTIGCFYIESPAMRGLLRRLKCDNYKVLVAASSIIRPGVAQSGMMREYIFRHNNPDKFEYFHPVFEKQLGETYGIMVYQEDVIRIALHYGGVSAADGDILRRAMSGKGRSLSALQKVKDDFFASCRKQGHPEELSKEIYRQIESFAGYSFCKAHSASYAVESYQSLYLKVYYPLEFMVSAINNMGGFYRTEVYVHEAKMSGGKILNPCVNRSEYETTIYGDEIYLGLMLLEKVESKLAQLVPKERMANGDYRSMEDFIKRIPIGIETLQTLIFIGAFRFSGVPKNELLLKARVLLGDFKPAKRFQTLFEEPAKEYRFPELKRNVFEDAFDEIEILSFPVSCTPFDLLQTKYRGTVMAKELTHHHKKEVKMLAYLISRKHVPTKRGTMYFGTWTDVEGNYFDTAHFPDCLEKYPFQGGGCYLLLGIVEVDFHFPTITITKMAKMPFIADPRYSHDEEKKYEAQQRIKEDVSMTFRAPYPQENEIGLPRKKMF; from the coding sequence ATGTTTTTGAACTGTCACTCGTTTCATAGCCTTCGATATGGGACACTTTCCATAGACGATCTGATTTCTCAGGCTTTAGCATTAGGGATAAAGGAGCTTGTATTGACAGACGTCAATACGGTGACAGGCGTATATGAATTCAAAAAGAAATGCGAGGAAAATAATATCCGTCCGATTGTGGGGATTGAGGTCCGTAATGGAAGTAAGTTATATTATATAACAATTGCAAAAGAATTTAAGGGGTTGGCAGAAGTAAACAGAATGCTGACTTCGTATAACTGTGATAATATTGAGCTACCGTTGCAACCGGAATTACGTGACAATTTTATCATCTATCCACTGAGTAATATCCCTAAAAATCTTTGTGACAATGAATTTGTTGGAATCTATGAAGATGAACTCAATCTTTTGGTACGGCCGGAATTAAAGAAGATTATATCCAAGATGGTTATTCTTTGTCCTATTACATTCAGTACAAAAAAGGAATATAATCTCCATCGTATTTTACGCTCGATTGATAATAACACTTTGTTGTCAAAATTGTCGGAAAAGGAAGTCTGTAAAAAAATAGAATATTTTAGATCACCGGAATCTATCCTTAAAACCTATGCTAATTATCCCGAGATCATTACAAATACTCAAATGCTCCTTTCGCAATGCAGCTTTGATTTTGCGTTCGGTACACCAAGGAACAGGAAACATTATACGGGTACAAAAGCCGATGACCTTAAATTACTGACCCGTTTAGCTTATGCGGGTTTGGAGCGACGATATGGGAGAAATCATGAACAGGCAAAACAGCGGATTGAAAAAGAGCTAAAAGTCATAAATGAATTAAACTTTAGCGGTTATTTTCTTATAACATGGGATATCATCCGGTATAGTAACAGCATGGGGTTTATGCATGTCGGCAGGGGGAGTGGGGCAAATTCAATTGTTGCATATTGTCTTGGTATTACGGATATATGCCCGATAGAGCTTGATCTGTATTTTGAAAGGTTCCTGAATTTAAATAGAAAGAGTCCACCAGATTTTGATATCGACTGGTCATGGCAGGAACGAGATATAATTTTGGATTATATTTTCAATAGATACGGAAAGGAGTTTGTTGCTTTCTGCGGAACTAATGTAGAATTTAAATACCGTTCGATCATTCGGGAAGTGGGGAAGGCATTTGGTTTGCCAAAGGAAGAGCTTGATGAACTTAGCAAAAATCCAGAACGGGTATTTCGTGATGATGTTGTAAAGCAGGTGCAGAAGTATGGAAAGCTGCTCGAGAAATTTCCGAACCAACGGTCTATGCATTCCTGTGGAATAATTATTTCTGAGGAGCCGTTGACGAATTTTACGTCACTTGAAATGCCACCAAAGGGTTTTCCTATTGTTCAATGGGATATGCATGTTGCTGAGGAAATCGGTTTTGAAAAGTTTGATATTTTATCGCAAAGAGGACTTGGTACAATCAATGATACTGTAAGGCTTTTAGAAGAGAAAAGGGGGATCAAAGTTAATATCAAGGATACTACGATTTCCAAAGACGAAGAAAAATGTAATGAATTTTTAAGTCAGGGGCGGACGATAGGCTGTTTTTATATCGAAAGTCCAGCTATGCGTGGATTACTCAGACGATTAAAATGCGATAACTACAAAGTATTGGTGGCAGCATCATCTATAATCAGACCAGGAGTTGCCCAATCAGGAATGATGCGCGAATATATTTTTAGGCACAATAATCCTGACAAGTTTGAATATTTCCATCCTGTTTTTGAGAAGCAGCTGGGGGAGACCTACGGAATTATGGTTTACCAAGAAGACGTGATAAGGATCGCTCTGCATTACGGTGGTGTTTCTGCTGCTGACGGTGATATCCTACGAAGGGCAATGAGCGGAAAAGGTAGGTCACTTTCGGCATTGCAAAAAGTTAAGGATGATTTTTTTGCATCTTGCAGAAAACAGGGGCATCCTGAGGAGCTTAGTAAAGAAATTTATAGGCAGATTGAATCCTTTGCAGGTTATTCATTCTGTAAGGCTCATTCAGCTTCCTATGCAGTAGAGAGTTATCAATCACTGTACCTGAAAGTTTATTATCCATTGGAATTTATGGTTTCTGCTATAAATAATATGGGCGGTTTTTATCGTACTGAAGTTTATGTCCATGAAGCCAAGATGTCCGGTGGAAAGATATTAAATCCCTGTGTTAACAGGAGCGAATACGAAACGACGATCTATGGAGATGAAATTTATCTGGGTCTGATGCTACTTGAAAAGGTTGAATCAAAGCTTGCACAGTTGGTACCAAAGGAGAGAATGGCGAACGGTGATTATAGGTCGATGGAAGATTTTATAAAAAGGATTCCGATCGGTATTGAGACTTTGCAGACTTTGATATTTATAGGAGCATTTCGGTTCAGTGGGGTTCCAAAGAATGAGCTTTTATTAAAGGCAAGAGTTCTATTGGGAGATTTTAAACCGGCGAAAAGATTTCAAACTCTTTTTGAAGAACCGGCGAAGGAGTATAGATTTCCGGAGCTAAAAAGAAATGTGTTTGAGGATGCGTTTGATGAGATAGAGATATTAAGCTTTCCGGTTTCCTGTACGCCATTTGATCTGCTACAAACCAAGTACAGAGGAACAGTGATGGCAAAGGAACTTACGCATCATCACAAAAAAGAGGTGAAGATGCTAGCCTATCTGATTTCCAGGAAACACGTGCCGACGAAGCGGGGGACAATGTATTTCGGAACATGGACAGATGTGGAAGGAAACTATTTTGATACAGCTCATTTCCCAGACTGCCTTGAAAAATATCCTTTTCAGGGTGGGGGATGCTATCTTTTGCTGGGAATAGTTGAAGTGGACTTTCATTTTCCGACCATAACAATTACTAAAATGGCCAAGATGCCGTTTATCGCCGATCCGAGATATTCCCATGATGAAGAAAAGAAATATGAGGCGCAGCAACGGATCAAGGAAGACGTCAGTATGACTTTTAGAGCACCTTATCCGCAGGAGAACGAGATTGGGCTACCGAGAAAAAAGATGTTTTAA